Genomic DNA from Deltaproteobacteria bacterium:
TTAAAGTCGTTGAGGAAACTTGGATACGCCGTATTGCCGATAACTCACGGCGACACGGATTCGTACCGGTTGAGACCGCTGCGGTGGAGTATTTGAGCACGCTGCAGATCAAAGGCGAGATTGATAAAGAGATCTACTGCCTTTCCAAGCTAGGATCGACGACCACTCGGGACTTGGCCCTGCACTATGACCTGACGATCCCGACGGCGCGCTATGTAGCCGAGCACCAAGGCAAGCTGGCCTTCCCTTTCAAAAGGTACCAGACGCAAAAAGTATGGCGTGGTGAGCGTCCTCAGTTTGGGCGTTACCGGGAGTTCTACCAGGCTGACATCGACATTATTGATGTTGAGAATTTGCCTGATTTCTACGACGCCGAGGTGCTTTGCGTCGGTATAAAGTCTATGCTTGCGCTCGGTATCGGCGCATTTAAGGTTGGCGTCAGCAACCGTAAAATTTACGAGGGCTATTTAAAAGGCTTAGGCATCGAGGACGCGGTTCCGGTTCTGCGCCTCATCGACAAGATCGACAAGGTCGGTAGCGACGGTGTGCAGAAGCTGCTGGTCGAACATTGCGGCATGACGGCTCAGCTGGCGGAGCGATGCTTGGCGCTGGCTCACGTGGACTTTAACGGCCGCACGCCCGATGCGCTGATGGCTGAATTAGGAGTCAATCACGAGTTGTTTAGCCAAGGACTCACCGAGCTGACACGGTTGATCGCCAACGTTGAGCTCATTGCTGATGCTGAGGTCCGTGCAGCCATCGTGGCTGATCTATCGTTCGTGCGTGGCTTCGACTACTACTCAGGTAGTATTTTCGAGGGTAAATTTGTTGATAGTCCCACCTACGGTAGTATCTGTGCCGGGGGACGTTACGATAACCTGGCCGAGGGTTTTGGCACGAGAAAACTGCCAGGTGTCGGATTCTCGATCGGTCTGACGCGCATACTCGCCAAGCTTGAGGAGAAGGCGGCGGAACTCGCCGATTACCCCAAGGCCGGATGCGACTTCTGTCTGATCTTGGAGGGCGACGGTGCCCTCAACCCAACGCTCGTAGCCACTGGCAAGCAACTCCGTGACCAGGGATTTACGGTAAACACT
This window encodes:
- the hisS gene encoding histidine--tRNA ligase, translated to MCVEELAISKSVSGFVEWQPKVKVVEETWIRRIADNSRRHGFVPVETAAVEYLSTLQIKGEIDKEIYCLSKLGSTTTRDLALHYDLTIPTARYVAEHQGKLAFPFKRYQTQKVWRGERPQFGRYREFYQADIDIIDVENLPDFYDAEVLCVGIKSMLALGIGAFKVGVSNRKIYEGYLKGLGIEDAVPVLRLIDKIDKVGSDGVQKLLVEHCGMTAQLAERCLALAHVDFNGRTPDALMAELGVNHELFSQGLTELTRLIANVELIADAEVRAAIVADLSFVRGFDYYSGSIFEGKFVDSPTYGSICAGGRYDNLAEGFGTRKLPGVGFSIGLTRILAKLEEKAAELADYPKAGCDFCLILEGDGALNPTLVATGKQLRDQGFTVNTISVAKLKKGLQIAARLESAVAIFEFDQKCVMKKLSTGEQKEVSPGHAGLLDAKAFRES